In Triticum urartu cultivar G1812 chromosome 6, Tu2.1, whole genome shotgun sequence, the following proteins share a genomic window:
- the LOC125517280 gene encoding shewanella-like protein phosphatase 1, with product MAVLPFRLRLRTAAISGPSPSSSVVCPSRQHRDGGSFSCRAAAAAGGPIIVSGDPPTFVSAPGRRIVAVGDLHGDLHQTRAALVMAGVLSTESDCHVWTGGQTVLVQVGDILDRGEDEIAILSLLSSLNVQAKSQGGAVFQVNGNHETMNVEGDFRYVDPGSFDECIRFLEYLEEFDGEWDDAFLNWVNVSQKWKEEYRVSPNGDWLPLNFVKKNKGFAARASLFKQGGPLACELARHPVVLNVNDWMFCHGGLLPHHVEYGIERINKEVSNWMQCSSEDIDDTDLPFIATRGYDSVVWTRLYSQDSVERTRRSWDLSSIIAEQTLKSVGAKGMVVGHTPQTRGVNCKCDGKVWCVDVGMSYGVLHSRPEVLEIVNDRPRVIKGQRGSYDEMEVLDYL from the exons ATGGCCGTCCTTCCTTTCAGGCTGCGGCTGCGCACGGCGGCCATTTCCGGCCCGAGCCCCTCGTCTTCTGTCGTCTGTCCTAGCAGGCAGCACAGAGACGGTGGCTCCTTCTCCTGCCGCGCCGCGGCGGCAGCCGGGGGACCGATCATCGTCTCCGGGGACCCGCCCACGTTCGTCTCCGCCCCCGGCCGCCGCATTGTCGCTG TTGGCGACCTCCATGGTGATCTCCACCAAACGAGGGCTGCACTGGTGATGGCCGGTGTCCTGAGCACGGAATCAGATTGTCATGTATGGACAGGCGGGCAGACG GTTCTGGTTCAAGTTGGGGATATCCTTGACCGTGGAGAAGATGAAATCGCAATACTGTCCCTGTTGAGTTCACTCAATGTGCAAGCAAAATCTCAAGGCGGTGCTGTGTTTCAG GTAAACGGAAATCATGAAACCATGAATGTGGAAGGCGATTTCCGGTACGTCGATCCAGGATCATTTGATGAGTGTATACGCTTCCTGGAATACTTGGAGGAATTTGATGGCGAGTGGGATGATGCTTTCCTCAACTGGGTTAATGTTTCTCAAAAGTGGAAGGAAGAATATCGGGTGTCGCCTAATGGTGACTGGCTTCCTTTGAACTTTGTCAAG AAAAATAAAGGGTTCGCTGCAAGAGCATCACTTTTTAAGCAAGGTGGACCATTAGCTTGCGAATTGGCACGACATCCTGTTGTCCTGAATGTCAATGACTGGATGTTTTGCCATGGTGGCCTTCTTCCCCATCATG TTGAATACGGGATCGAACGCATCAACAAGGAAGTATCGAATTGGATGCAATGTTCAAGTGAAGACATCGATGATACCGATCTCCCCTTCATAGCTACCAGAGGATATGACAGTGTAGTATGGACTCGTTTGTACTCTCAAGATTCAGTCGAAAGGACGCGGCGTTCTTGGGAT CTATCTTCTATTATCGCTGAACAAACATTGAAATCTGTTGGAGCTAAAGGAATGGTCGTCGGACACACTCCCCAGACTCGTGGAGTGAACTG CAAATGTGATGGTAAAGTTTGGTGTGTTGATGTGGGCATGTCTTATGGTGTACTGCATTCGAGACCAGAG GTCCTAGAAATAGTCAATGACAGACCAAGAGTTATAAAGGGCCAGAGGGGCTCATATGATGAGATGGAAGTGCTGGACTATTTATGA